The Phormidium sp. PBR-2020 DNA segment AAGAGTTCACATCGACGGGGAGGTTTGGCACCTCGATGTCGGCTCATCGCAACCTGGGGCGGAAGTACGTCCCAAGGGTTCGGCTGTTCGCCGATTAAAGCGGTACGTGAGCTGGGTTCAGAACGTCGTGAGACAGTTCGGTCCATATCCGGTGTAGGCGTAAGAGAATTGAGAGGAGCCTTCCTTAGTACGAGAGGACCGGGAAGGACGCACCGCTGGTGTACCTGTTATCGTGCCAACGGTAAACGCAGGGTAGCCAAGTGCGGAGCGGATAACCGCTGAAAGCATCTAAGTGGGAAGCCCACCTCAAGATGAGTTCTCTGTTGGGGTCAACCCAGTAAGGTCACGGAAAGAACATCCGTTAATAGGCGTTAGGTGGAAGTTCAGTAATGGATGAAGCCAAGGCGTACTAACAGACCGAGCGCTTGACCTCTTTTGACTCTCTCTTTTCCTGATTGGTTGACTATGCAGTCTTCAAGGACTCTGTTCTTTCCTGGTGCTTCTAGCGAAGTGGCACCACTCCGATCCCTTCCCGAACTCGGCTGTGAAACGCTTCTGCGGCGAAAATACTTGGGGGGTTGCCCCCTGGGAAGATAGCTCAGTGCCAGGTTTATATTCTAAAGCTCCTCCAGATAACCTTTGAGTTGTCTGGGGGAGCTTTTTAGCTGGGGTGTTTTGCCTAGACAGGGCTTGGCGGAAGATATTACGTATTTCTGCGGTATTCACCCTTTAGAATAAGGGGGACTCTTCCGTGCAATCGATGGGAACTTTTCAATCTCTATCAGCCAGTGATATCCTCAAACGCGGACCTGATTCTTGGAACCGTTGGCGGGAGGAACAACCCCTTGTGAAACCGAGTTTACAGGGGGAAGATCTGGAGCAACGGTATCTACGAGAGGTTAATTTTAGTTCTTGTAACTTAGCTGATACGAACCTCACTCAAGCTGACTTATGCTTGGCGAACTTGGAATTGGCGCAACTCGACCGAGCCAATCTAACTGAGGCAATTCTGTATACAACGGACTTACGCTACAGTTCTTTGAAAGAGTCAATTTTGACGCGGGCTGATTTGACTGAGGCAAGCCTTGTGAAAGCCGATTTATCCTTAGCAGTTCTCCAGCAAGCCCAACTTAATCGAGCTGACTTAACAGATGCACGATTGTATACCACGAATCTACGTCAGGCGGATTTGTCGGATGTGGAATTAATTCGGGCTGACTTGCGGGAAGTTGATCTGACAATGGCGGATTTGGGGGAAGCGGATTTGCGAGATGCAAATCTGAGTTTTGCGGTGTGTTCTTTAGCTCAGTTTGTAGGCGCTACATTATGTCATGCAAATCTCTATCGAGCTAATTTGAGTCTAGGAAATCTCTGTGTTGCCAACTTAATGAGTGCCAATTTAACGAAAGCTAGTTTTATTGGCGCGAATCTCATTGGTGCCAATCTCTATTTAGCTAATCTACGCTCCGCCAATTTAGCTCAAGCTGATTTACGAGAAGCCAGTTTGCGGATTACGAATCTAACAGGGGCGAACTTGGCGGGGGCGAATCTCAGTATGGCTAATCTAACGGAGGCGACGTTAGTCCGAGCCAATTTGACGGGGGCGAATTTATCACGGGCTAATCTGCATCAGGCGAATCTCGATGGCGCTATTTTAAAAGGTGTGACCTTACCCGATGGACGCAAACACCCCTAAATTGGGGTGTTCGTTGTCTCTGGGGTTGGGGACTTAGGAACTAGCCGTGGCAGAAATCGGATTCAGTTTGTGGGCCACAATTTCTCGTAAGGTTTGTTCAACAGAGCGAGGTTGCCAGCCTAGGACTCGTTGAGCTTTACTACCATCGACTCGAACACAGCGTTCATAGATGTAATGAACCCGCTCTCGACTTAGGGGAGGGTTCCAACCCGTCAGCCGTCCGACGGTATCGAGAACATTGCCACTGAAGCGAACGACGGGTGGGGGCAGTTCTCGGGGAGGGGCAACCCCGCCGGCATCCCCTAAAATGGCAAACATCTCACGGGTGGTTAAGTCTCCGGCGGAGAGAATGTAATGTTCTCCAGGGGGACTTTTTTCGGCGGCTCGGATCATTCCATCGACCAAGTCGTCGACATGAACAATACCGGTGACGCGATCGCCCCCAGCCCAAACCGTTAACTTGCCTTTGAGAAAGTTGTCAATCACCGGGCCAAAATGGGGGTCGTCGGGGCCAAAAATTCCTGAGGGCATGATGCTAACCACAGGGAGGCCCTGATCAGCGGCCCGATTCACTAATTGTTGGGCAGTATATTTAGTGCGATCATAGGCAGAGGAAAAATTCTTCTGAGTCCGTTGGAAGGTCTCATCGATGGTTTGTCCCTGGGTATCTCCATAAATGCCAATGGTGCTGCAATAGACTAACTTCGAGATCGTTGCAGTTTTAGCAGCTTCTAGAATAGTGCGAGTTCCGTCAACATTGGTTTGCTCCATCAAGGCATCATCCACCAGTCCTAATTCGACGAAGGCGGCGGTATGGAACAGCCAGTCAACATCTGCCAGGTGGGTGCGAATTAATTCTAAATCAGTAATCTCACCCTCTACCACGTCAACCTCCAATCCTGAGAGACGGGTTCGATTGTTCGAGTTGGGTCGAACTAAGGCTTTTACAGTATGACCCTGTGCCAACAGTTGGTGAACAAGATGCGAGCCGGTAAATCCAGTTGCGCCTGTAACAAAGGTTTTCATAGGTCTTGTGAATGCAATATGACTTTAAATGGAGATTTGAAAAAAAATGAGACCGATGGATGCTTCCAATGCTTTATCATCGCATTATCTCTCCATCCGCCAAAGTGCTATGACGAACAACAATGGTGGTACAGTTACTGCCCCGAGCGATCGCCCGAGGGATATTGCCATGTAAGGCCTGTTGTAACACGCCTTGACGACTTGCCCCTAGCAAAATGGCATCATAATCTTGCGCTCGGGTTTCGTCGAGGACGGCATCAACCACAGAACTACCATAAATGGGCATGGCTGCCACGGGACAGGGAAGACGGGTTTCTAATAACTGGGCCGTCTTTTTCAAGAATGTGGTTTCTTCGGTACTCTCGCGATCGCGGAAGACTTGACATAAGCGCACGAAGGAGTCATCCCCCCCAGTCACCAACGCCGATAATAACTCCAGCCCAGCTAAGGCATTGACCCCGCCGCCAATAGGAATGAGCCAGCGTTGCAACTCAGGCGTCGTGAAGCGGTCTTGCTCCACAATTCGGCTACCCCATTTTACCAAGACCATTTGACAGGGAGCTTGTCGTAATAACGTATCCGCCACATCGCCAAAAATGCGCCCTGGGGTATGGGTTCCCCCTTTCCAACCCATTAACAAGCTATCAATATGCCGTTCTTGAATCGCCTCCAGCACTGCCGCCGACACATCATGAGCCACGCGAATCTGGGTATGGACAGGGATTTGCCATTCTCGGCTTAAACGTAGGGAGGTTTGTAAGAGACGGCGACTGTGGGTAATGCGTACCGGAGTTTCAGAGGGGCTGCGATGACGAGGAACCGGAATCACTTGTAAACATTCCAACTCATAATCATTAGCAGCGGCGATCGCCCCGGCAAACTGCAACAACAACGGAGCAGTTTTCGGGTTCGCTAACGGCACCAACAGGCGACCGCGACCCGTCGCCGGTGCCCGGGTGACATACACCGGATAGGAAGGCTCTAGCTTGCGATAGCGACCGCGACCCGTCAACTCCCGAGTCTCAGCTTGGACAATATCACTATGAGTAATAATCCCCACCAAGCGTCGTCCATCCACCACCGGTAACCGGCTAATTTGATGACGTTCTAGGAGATATAACGCCTGCATCAGCGTATCCTCAGAACTGATCATCACCGGTTCAGGCATCATCAACTCAGAAATCGGCGTATCCTCCGAGACGGGAGTTTGGGAGAGTTTCATCAAATCCGTTTCCGTGATCATCCCCACCAGGCGAGCCTGTTCCACCACCGGAAAGCCCCCATAGGGCGATCGCCGAAACACCTCCAACACCTCCGCCAAAGGAGCATGACTCTCCACCGTTTCCACCTGGCGTTGCATCACATCATTGACCGCAATCTCCAACAGCGCCGACGAGTCATTCTCCGTCGAAGGTTTTTCCCAACCGCGTAATTCCAAAAGGCGATCATACAGCGACCCTGCCGACACCTGTTCAGCCACCACATAGGCCAGCACCGAAACAATCATCAACGGCAGCACCAAATTAAAATCCTGGGTAATCTCAAAGACAATTACGATCGCCGTAATCGGGACTTTCGCCACCGCCCCAAAAAAAGCCCCCATCCCCGCCAGAGCGAAGGTTTGCGGGTCACCAATATCAAATAAAAGCTGACTACTCAAGCCCACAAAACTCCCTAAGGCCGAGCCAAGAATTAGGGTAGGCGCAAACAAGCCTCCAGACGCTCCAGAGCCATAGGCCAAAAGGGTTAAAGCAAACTTAACCACCAGAACCACGGCAATCATACCTAACCCAGCTTCACCGGTGGTTAAAAAGTCTCGTAACCCCGCATTATCCCGAAACTCCAGGGGTAACAGAGAAATGGTTGCCCCCGATAATAACCCCGCTAAGGCAATCCGGCCGGGTAAGCCAATGGCGAGATAACGACGTTGCCAAGTTAAGCTCGCTACAATGCCCCGATTAAACCAGCCACTACAGATTCCCGTTAAAATCCCCAAGAGTAACAACGAGGGAATATCAATCGGTGAAAACTGCACCGTTGAGAGGTTTTGCTCCAAGGTGACATCCCACGGGCCGCCCCCCAAAATTCCCGAAACCACCGCCCCAATAAACGAGGCCAGAATGGCCGTGCCGAGGGTTAAACTCGACACATCCTGTAACAACTCCTCCACTACAAACAAAACCCCGGCAATCGGGGCATTAAATCCAGCTGCCAGTCCAGCCGCCGCTCCAGCAGCGATGGTTTGGCGACGATAACCCGGAGATGTGGGCATCCAACGACTCATCGAAGCCGCCAAGGCTGCCCCCACATGCACCGTGGGTCCTTGTCGTCCCAGGGCCATTCCTGACCCAGATACCAGCATTGTGCTTAGCAGTTTCACCATCGCTAAGCGCAAATTCAGGGAAACTGCCTTCTGTAGCCGTTGCGACGACCCTAACTGTGCCTTGACATGGGACACACCGCTCCCTGTTGCATCGGGAGAAAATTGCTGAATCAACCAGCCCGCTAACAATCCTCCTAGGGCCCCAAACAGAGGTAATTTCAGCCATGCCGGCAACCCCAAAGAATCTTGAACCCGCCAACCTCCAAGCCAACCAATTCCCTGACGTAGAATAACCGCCGCCAACCCTGAAACCACTCCAATGAAACAGGCTTCGATTAGGGCGAGTCGTCGCGGTTCGAGAAGATATAGATAGAGACGATGAAATCGTGATGAACCTGTCGCCCAGCTCCAATCCAAAGGTTTCATTCAGTTTAAAATCATTCTCAATGGTACAAACTACCATCTGGCATAGTTGCTCCTGTCCAGATGCCCTCTAAGAAATTTACGGCCTCTAAGGTGGCATTCCGCAAACTTGCGTGGCTAAAGTTACTGCCCAGGACATTGACCCGAGCCAGGCTAGCCTTCCAGAGGTAAGCCTGTTGAAAGGTTACATCGGTTAGATTAGCACCATCGAGATTCGCTAGGTTCAAATTGGCTTCTGTTAAATCAGCTCCCGTTAAGTCAGCATTTTGCAAGTTGGCTTTCATCAAATTCGCGTTCACCAGCTTTGCGCGCGCGAGCAGACTCGCTTCTAAGTTAGCCGCTCGTAGGTTCGCGCCAGTGAGGATGGCGACCCGCAATTGACTATCACTGAGATTAGCGGAGCAGAGGTTGGCCCCGCTGAGATTAGCGCCACTGAGTTTCGCTTCATGGAAATCGACACCATCGAGATCTAGAGCTTGTAAATCAGCCCCATTGAGCCAGGCTTCACTCAAATTCACTCCATTGAGGTTGGCTCCCTTGAAATTGGCCCCGCTGAGGCGGGCCCCTTGAAGATTGGCCCAACTGAGGTTGGCCTCTCGTAGGTCAGCATTGCGGAGGTTGACCCCAGCCAGGTTAGCCCCACAAAGATTAACGCCACAAAGGTTGGCCCGACGCAGGTTGACCCCACTCAAACTTGCACCACTGAGCTTGGCTCCCACCAGGGATGTTCCTACGAGGGAGGCTCCCTGAAGTTTTGCCTTGGTCAAGTCTGCATGGCTGATATCTGCTTCATCGAGCTTAATATAACTAAGGTCTGCACCACATAGAAAACTTCTGGAAAGATTGGCATAATCCAGGTTGGCACGACTTAAATTTACTGAGTTGAGATAGGAGTTCGCCAAGTTGATTTTTTTGAGCTGGAGTTGGTGTAAATCCGCACCAATTAAATTACTATTCTGAAAATCGCGTTGTCCAGCTTGGTACTCATTCAGAAGTTGTTTTGACTGACTCATCTTGGGGATCCTCGTAACTGGGATTCGTTGGCTGGGGGGGGGGATTTAGCTTGAAGCGGGATAATTTAGGGCCGACCCCATAGGATAAGTATAACAGATTTAAAAGGCTTATAAAAACAATATAATCAGGGTATTAAGCTTTATAAAGCTTTACTAACGGTTAGACATAGATGAGTTAAAAAACCAAGCGAATTGATTAAGTTTATTTTATGTTGATGAATCATTGGAGGTTGTTCGCTATACTGTCTGGGGGGATAACCCTAATGTTAAACAACCGGAAAACTGGGTCTAGTCTAGCAAATTAGCTCAAACGCTAGATCCGAGAGACCTGAACGAGATACCCTAGGAACGGTTTTGATTGGGAATGTGAAACACGTTATGAAAGCCGCAGATATTATGACCACTGACATTGTGACGGTGCGTGGCACGACCACCGTTGCTGAGGCAGTGCAGTTGATGAAAGACAACAACACCCGTGCGCTCATCGTTGAGCGTCGTGCAGGTGATGATGCTTATGGCATTGTTACCGAAACAGATGTCACCTATAAGGTGGTGGCGTTTGGCCGAGATCCCAAAGCCATGCGGGTGTACGAGATTATGAGCAAGCCCTGCATCGTGGTCAATCCTGACCTATGTGTTGAGTACATTGCTCGTCTGTTTGCCAATACCGGGATTCACTTTGCCCCGGTGATTAAGGATACTCTGCTTGGGACGGTGTCGGTGTCCGACATTTTGACCAAGGGCGATTTCGTGGAACGGCCCCGCAGCCTACTGCTTCAAGATAAGATTCAAGAGGCCATTGACGAAGCTCGCGCCACCTGTGCGGAGAAAGGTCCGCGATCGCCTGAATGTGCGTCAGCTTGGGATGTGGTGGAAGAACTACAGGCGGAAGCAGCACACCAGAAAGCGGAGCGTCTACATCAGACTGCCTTCGAGGAATACTGTCAGGAGAACCCTGATGCCCCCGAGGCGCGGGTGTATGACACCTAATTGATGGGACTGCGTTGGGTTGGGGGGGCGATCGCCCTTGTCCTCCTAACCCTACTTCTGGTGACTCTATGGGTGAATTACATCACCCGTTCTCGTCGCTTTAAGACGCTAGGGTCAGTTCCAGGTCGTCCCGTGGCTATCATTTTTGGGGCCGGGGTTTGGGAGGATGGCACACCGAGTCCCATGTTGGCCGATCGCGTCCTTGCTGGAGTTGAGTTATATCAACAGGGGAAAGTGGAACGGCTTCTGATGTCTGGAGACCATCAAGCTCCTGACTATAACGAAGTAGACCCCATGATCCAATTGGCCCGAGCCTCTGGAGTTCCAGAGATGGCAATTTTGAGCGATCGCCTTGGACTGAGTACCTATGACACCTGTTACCGGGCCCGGGATCACTATGGTATCCGCGCGGCCATCCTAGTCAGCCAACGCTATCATCTCCCCCGGGCCGTCTATATTGCCCAACGTCTCGGACTCGATGTGATGGGGTATGGTGTGGCCGATTGGGGGGTCTATCGCTATCGTTCCATGCTGTCCTATCAGCTGCGGGAAGTGATTGCCCTCTGTAAGGCGATCGCCCAAACTCGGGGTAATACCTAAGTTAATCAACATCGATCAGCCAAAAAACTTACCAAGTCTCCGGATAACCCCCAGCAACCCCAGGAGAAAGGAATGGTAGATGCACCCTGATGGCAAACCCCGAAACCTGCTGGAGGTTTCGGGGTTTTTTTTGGCTAATGTCCCAGCTTTGGGTTAGGCCATCGTCCTCAGACGGCCCTCGGCCAACTCACGGATTAGAGTGAGATGCGATCGAATGTAATCTCTGAGTTCCTCAAAATCATCTCGTCGTAAGGGTCTCTTCTCCTGCAAATCCCCCAAGAGTTGATTAACCAGACTCGCATCATCTAAGTTTCTTAAGGTCTGAGTCTGAGTTTCTTCAACCGTCGACCAGAGCTGACGTAAGATAGTGGCGTTCATCGTCATCATTTCTCCAAATAATCAACCAACCGGATTAAGTCGTCGCACTTAGACCCGTCCATCCCTCCCAGGGGCAGCAGCCGTGCCTAAGAGACAGACGATCTTGACTTCTCCTAGTGCTAGACTAAACAATTCTTGCCTAAAGCAACAGAGAACGTTGCAATTAGTTGATAAACTTTTATAGACTAGCTTGAGGAAATATTAAGGATTCACAGATTTTCTAATAGACATCTGTAGCAATCGTAACCAACTATTACAAAGACCCTCCACTCCCAACCTCAAAGGCTGCCCTGAACCTCTGTAATGGCTCAAGCTCCTATCGTACTAAAGCTTTGATATATATGAACTAGAGGACTATCAGCCTAGCCGCCAAGGACATTAAAGCTAGCAGACCCAAACGTCACATAACGTTAAGTTATAGATGTGTTCACATCTATTTCTTTGATAAAAATCTACCCTAGGATGGATGACAAGACAGACCCATTAAAGTCAAACTATATGCAACCATAAAACGCCTTAACCGGCATAAAAACCAAGGAGTACTCAATCGTCGATGGATATTATTCGCATCATTGCCGCTGTCATCCTGCCGCCTCTCGGCGTCTTCTTGCAGGTTGGTTTAACCGGACACTTTTGGCTGAACATTCTTCTAACCTTACTCGGCTACATTCCAGGTGTTGTGCACGCCATTTGGATTATCGCCAGACGCTAACCAAGGTGCAGCAGTTGAGTCGTAGACAGAACGGCTCACAGCTCTACCTTCACCAGAGTGCTGTACCGAATGAAGTAGGCAAAATCGCTCCTGAGGTAGAGGATCTCGCCAATTAAATGGATTACACTGAAGTCAGGGACAGGAAATCGGGGAGTCAGCCCAACTGGTCACGATTCCAGGAAACTCAGGTTCTGATACTTCCCCGACCTTAACCTGACTCAAGCTCAAACCACTACTTACAGGAATCATCTATACTATGACTGAACAAAACCCTCAACGAGAAGAATATCAAGCTAAAGTCGAAGCGCAACTGGAAAAGATTAACGCGCAACTTGATGAACTCAAGGCAAAAGCCGCTCAGGCTGAAGCAGATGTCAAAACTGACTACCATGGTCGGATGGAAGAACTCTATGCCAAGCGGGATGCCGCCAGTGCTAAGCTAGAAGAGCTACAGAAAGCTGGAGCCGATGCCTGGGAAGAAGTCCAGAAAGGTTTTGAAACGGCCTGGTCAGACCTGACAGGTGCTTTTGAGAATGCATCTAAGAAATTCGAGCAGTAAGCATCTGATCGCAAGTCCTACCGACTAATTGAAACCGGGATGGGAGAGTCTCCAACCCGGTTTTTCTGTAGTCCTGTATACCGAGTCCCTTATTGTCTCCCCCTCTGTCTATATGGCCGGAACCTCCATCACTAAAATTGCTAAACCGAACTCTCGCCAGCGAGAAATCCTCGAAGTCGTTCTCAAACATGGCTGGGATTACATGAGGTTACTGCTAAGCAGTAATGAAGCTGAAGAACCCGAACTTCCGCCACCAACGGTTCTGCAACGAATTTTTATTGATCTCGGGCCCGTCTACGTGAAACTGGGACAACTCCTGAGTACCCGGCCTGAACTACTCCCCCCTGAATATATTGAGGCCCTGAGTTCTCTACAAGCAGATGTCCCCCCAGTTCCCTGGAATGAAATTGAGGCACAACTCAATGGAGAATTGAAACAACCCCTCAATACAATTTTCCAAGATATCAATCACACGCCAGTGGCGGCGGGGTCTCTGGCTCAAACTCATAAAGCGGTCTTACTCAATGGACGAGAGGTGGCCCTAAAAATTCAGCGTCCGGGGATTGACAAAACCGTTGAACGGGACATTGAACTGCTAACAAATATTGCTGAACTGGTTTCAGGAACAGATTTTGGCAAATATTATGATGCGACTGGCTTAGCAGAAGAGTTTAGCAACGCGCTACGGGACGAATTAGATTTTACCCAGGAGGCTAACTATACGCAACGCCTCCGACGCTGTTTATCCAAGAGTTCTTGGTTTGATGTTAACCAGATTACAGTTCCTGAGATTATCTGGGACTATACCAGTCAGAAACTGCTAACGATGGAATGGCTCGATGGTGTACCTCTGTTATCAGCAGAGTTGACCGGAGAGGGACATAACGGAGATGTGCAAGCCGAACGGAATGCCATTACCACCTTACTCTTCCGTTCCTTCCTGCAACAGTTGTTTGTGGAAGGATTTTTCCATGCTGACCCTCATCCCGGTAATATTTTCTATTTGCGAGATGGACGGGTAGCCTTTTTGGATGTGGGGATGACGGGAACCCTCGACCCCCGCACGCAGGGACTCTTGGTGGAAACCATCTTGGCGATGATTTCCCTCGATGCTCAACGTTGCGCTCAATTGAGCCTACAGTTAGCGCATCCAGTTCGGCCCGTGGATTTCATTCAGTTGGAAAATGATTACGATCGCCTCCTGCGGCGGTATTACAACTTGAGTGTGGCCCAGGTCAACTTCAGTGAGGCCTTTTTCCAAATCCTGCAAGCAGCGCGACGCAATCACCTCCGTTGGCCGAGTAATATGGGACTCTACGCCAAAGCCTTAGCCAATTTAGAGGGGGTGGCCCGCACCTTTAATCCAACGGTCAATCTTCTCGATGAGATTCAACCGTTGACAACGGATTTGATGCGCCGTCAATTGATTGGCGATAATCCCCTACAACAGTTGCTTGGGGCCACCCTGGAGTTTAAGAATCTCTCTCTGAAATCTCCTCGTCAAGTCGATTTCCTCCTCGAACGGGTCGCCACCGAAACCTTAAAATGGAATCTCCAGGTGAGTGAACTCACGGATTTGCGTCAAAGCCTGGATGAATCGGCCAACCGCCTGTCTTCTAGTATTGTGGTTGGGTCCTTGATTCTGGCCGGGGCCCTTGTGGTGTCCCGTGATCAGACTCACCGCATTCCTTGGTTGGGGAATGTCCTCTTCTGGACGGCTTGTCTATTAGGGTTATGGCTGGTGTTTAGTATTTGGCGCTCGGGGAGCAAAAAATAGAAGAGACCAGACAAAAGACAAAAAAACCCTGGAGCGTTGAAAACGTTCCAGGGTTTGCCATCAGGGTGCATCTACCATTCCTTTCTCCTGGACTTTCCGGGGGGGTTCCGGACAGTTTGGCAAAGAGTTTCCCAAAACAAACGTGAGCCTAGCATTAGGGGCTAGGCTCAACAGAATACATCTACAGTTTTCAAAAAGCGTTCTCTGAGTGAATCAGAGGCAAGAGTGACATCATTCCCAGCCCTGCCTGCGGACACCGAAAAATCCTAAACAACAATCAGACAAGGGGCTAAGCCGAGGGTTGAACTGCACGGAATGTCCACCGCACAGATGGCACAGTTATATAGAACCGAGTGCCAGAGATAACTAGCATCCCATCACCCGTGAGAATCGAGCTTGAGGGTCTAGCCGTAATGCCGAGTGCGACAATCGAAGTGTGACAATCGAAATACAACCTATGAAACAGCAGTGGAAACTAGAAATGAAACAATGCTGCTCGGCACCTTCGGGTCATGGATAGACCTACAGAGGTAATGAGAAAACGTTAAACAGAACTGACGAGTCACTTCCGCCGCCCTAGACGACAAGACCAATTACGGCCCAATACGGTCAACGAGGCTATTGAAGATGACAGCTTGGGTGAACGCCACGTAACGAAAGGGGTTGAACCAAGGGTTTACAGAAACACCGTCAATCGTTCTTAGAGTCCTACCGGTGCATCGGTCTTTCCAGACTTTGGGGAAGGCTTAACGCTATCAGAGATCCCTAGAGACCCTGTCGGTGTACCTCATCGGGTGATGCAACAGGCGGAAGATTGGACGGGTGGGACCAATTCGCTAAATGACACTGAGCGACATCCCGGGGTTGATTCGAGTCAAGTTGTTGTTTTTTGCTCTACAGTGTCTGATATTAAGTTAGCATAGCTGGCGCTTATGACAACCATAATTTAACCTAAAGTTACATTTTGCTTTTATCTTGACTCGTCCTGAGCAATCTGCTAAATTGGGAAAGCTGGAAAAAAACAGCGCGGCTTGGTAGCTCAGTTGGTTAGAGCAGGGGACTCATAAGCCCAAGGTCGTCGGTTCAAATCCGACCCGAGCCATTCTAACCCATCAGTGTTTGACGTTTAATATCCTGGGCGGCTCGCTCCAGGCTAGGTTTGCCCCGTGGCTGGAGATCGGGTTCGGGGGGTCTCCCTCTGCTGTCGTCTGAGTTTGAGACTCAATATCTCAAACTCGTTATGACCTCGTTATGACTATGATAGAGTTGTAACAGTTGGTAAATTCCTCCCTAGCCTGTCGAGGTTGTTTGTATCAGACAGCCCCTGGACAGCAAGGAAAACTGAAGAAAAAACGACAGCAATAAGGAGATCTACAGATCCATGACACAAGAAGGATGTCTACGAGTGGGTCAACCCGCTCCCGATTTTACCGCGACGGCCGTTGTTGACCGCGAATTCAAGACCGTTAAACTGTCGGACTATCGTGGTAAGTATGTGGTGCTGTTCTTCTACCCCTTAGACTTCACCTTCGTCTGTCCGACGGAAATTACCGCCTTTAGCGATCGCCACG contains these protein-coding regions:
- a CDS encoding NAD-dependent epimerase/dehydratase family protein, with translation MKTFVTGATGFTGSHLVHQLLAQGHTVKALVRPNSNNRTRLSGLEVDVVEGEITDLELIRTHLADVDWLFHTAAFVELGLVDDALMEQTNVDGTRTILEAAKTATISKLVYCSTIGIYGDTQGQTIDETFQRTQKNFSSAYDRTKYTAQQLVNRAADQGLPVVSIMPSGIFGPDDPHFGPVIDNFLKGKLTVWAGGDRVTGIVHVDDLVDGMIRAAEKSPPGEHYILSAGDLTTREMFAILGDAGGVAPPRELPPPVVRFSGNVLDTVGRLTGWNPPLSRERVHYIYERCVRVDGSKAQRVLGWQPRSVEQTLREIVAHKLNPISATASS
- a CDS encoding chloride channel protein, with protein sequence MKPLDWSWATGSSRFHRLYLYLLEPRRLALIEACFIGVVSGLAAVILRQGIGWLGGWRVQDSLGLPAWLKLPLFGALGGLLAGWLIQQFSPDATGSGVSHVKAQLGSSQRLQKAVSLNLRLAMVKLLSTMLVSGSGMALGRQGPTVHVGAALAASMSRWMPTSPGYRRQTIAAGAAAGLAAGFNAPIAGVLFVVEELLQDVSSLTLGTAILASFIGAVVSGILGGGPWDVTLEQNLSTVQFSPIDIPSLLLLGILTGICSGWFNRGIVASLTWQRRYLAIGLPGRIALAGLLSGATISLLPLEFRDNAGLRDFLTTGEAGLGMIAVVLVVKFALTLLAYGSGASGGLFAPTLILGSALGSFVGLSSQLLFDIGDPQTFALAGMGAFFGAVAKVPITAIVIVFEITQDFNLVLPLMIVSVLAYVVAEQVSAGSLYDRLLELRGWEKPSTENDSSALLEIAVNDVMQRQVETVESHAPLAEVLEVFRRSPYGGFPVVEQARLVGMITETDLMKLSQTPVSEDTPISELMMPEPVMISSEDTLMQALYLLERHQISRLPVVDGRRLVGIITHSDIVQAETRELTGRGRYRKLEPSYPVYVTRAPATGRGRLLVPLANPKTAPLLLQFAGAIAAANDYELECLQVIPVPRHRSPSETPVRITHSRRLLQTSLRLSREWQIPVHTQIRVAHDVSAAVLEAIQERHIDSLLMGWKGGTHTPGRIFGDVADTLLRQAPCQMVLVKWGSRIVEQDRFTTPELQRWLIPIGGGVNALAGLELLSALVTGGDDSFVRLCQVFRDRESTEETTFLKKTAQLLETRLPCPVAAMPIYGSSVVDAVLDETRAQDYDAILLGASRQGVLQQALHGNIPRAIARGSNCTTIVVRHSTLADGEIMR
- a CDS encoding pentapeptide repeat-containing protein; this translates as MSQSKQLLNEYQAGQRDFQNSNLIGADLHQLQLKKINLANSYLNSVNLSRANLDYANLSRSFLCGADLSYIKLDEADISHADLTKAKLQGASLVGTSLVGAKLSGASLSGVNLRRANLCGVNLCGANLAGVNLRNADLREANLSWANLQGARLSGANFKGANLNGVNLSEAWLNGADLQALDLDGVDFHEAKLSGANLSGANLCSANLSDSQLRVAILTGANLRAANLEASLLARAKLVNANLMKANLQNADLTGADLTEANLNLANLDGANLTDVTFQQAYLWKASLARVNVLGSNFSHASLRNATLEAVNFLEGIWTGATMPDGSLYH
- a CDS encoding YdcF family protein encodes the protein MGLRWVGGAIALVLLTLLLVTLWVNYITRSRRFKTLGSVPGRPVAIIFGAGVWEDGTPSPMLADRVLAGVELYQQGKVERLLMSGDHQAPDYNEVDPMIQLARASGVPEMAILSDRLGLSTYDTCYRARDHYGIRAAILVSQRYHLPRAVYIAQRLGLDVMGYGVADWGVYRYRSMLSYQLREVIALCKAIAQTRGNT
- a CDS encoding CBS domain-containing protein, with the protein product MKAADIMTTDIVTVRGTTTVAEAVQLMKDNNTRALIVERRAGDDAYGIVTETDVTYKVVAFGRDPKAMRVYEIMSKPCIVVNPDLCVEYIARLFANTGIHFAPVIKDTLLGTVSVSDILTKGDFVERPRSLLLQDKIQEAIDEARATCAEKGPRSPECASAWDVVEELQAEAAHQKAERLHQTAFEEYCQENPDAPEARVYDT
- a CDS encoding YqaE/Pmp3 family membrane protein, with translation MDIIRIIAAVILPPLGVFLQVGLTGHFWLNILLTLLGYIPGVVHAIWIIARR
- a CDS encoding pentapeptide repeat-containing protein; amino-acid sequence: MGTFQSLSASDILKRGPDSWNRWREEQPLVKPSLQGEDLEQRYLREVNFSSCNLADTNLTQADLCLANLELAQLDRANLTEAILYTTDLRYSSLKESILTRADLTEASLVKADLSLAVLQQAQLNRADLTDARLYTTNLRQADLSDVELIRADLREVDLTMADLGEADLRDANLSFAVCSLAQFVGATLCHANLYRANLSLGNLCVANLMSANLTKASFIGANLIGANLYLANLRSANLAQADLREASLRITNLTGANLAGANLSMANLTEATLVRANLTGANLSRANLHQANLDGAILKGVTLPDGRKHP